One Drosophila kikkawai strain 14028-0561.14 chromosome 3L, DkikHiC1v2, whole genome shotgun sequence genomic window carries:
- the ko gene encoding uncharacterized protein ko isoform X4: MLLVTAEPCALEVLRGAFARSVLKPPATYVISSVGDIDDCIVTPTVQGQFTPLPEALCDVIMDLTAEGQSATIEHVRGKLGARFPHMTTPATEVIYDTLAQLMQEQKIYQTSKGYFIFTPERRRSRSRPRSNHHQLNGSLAYGQLAEEEQQHSEDVVPQEARTMLMSNSEALHSLYGEISTERDGDLTHQCIQTNLADVICGGNPNDKIIYPRAAKRRSASFPTPRSLERRHSLRLFGSSKRLQRCASTRSLSKTYAQTLNTTDSSSSEYQSTDSSSPKKGSLLSRLFRRSGRAKQRQIETYSAQFPPAEWFNTRAVHLHSVGTQTAEHDMPVAHTLSNSTFYDGSELSQRSSTLPRRHRRHMSSESTFLISSRDCSPIRRRSPVYCSSSLPRSTQSIPATTAAKANHSSRLSHGHGSVTPTPPKTAQKSVIGKHIFESSPSRSATLKATAAKRQTDALIINSCLDNKATYRSLQSSGPSSLESCRTTSMLASGPSSIDSGKVSFSQKTSGHSSLDSQCSTNTAVVAPSTSSGVGSSRSILLLNGSPRGTPRHQAMRARVAEAQAQRQRASTPSRILEEMSYPTGGNSVGVPTSSSNNSITLQVTTSNGNQSIPSTKIFVQNSPVRSVITLENGKMLENSNVFIINNETMTNERGEIIKKTLSKQTSSAATPAAATSTPVKPQDTLSETILSETEANSETCDSISFISESSPENTCPVDVETPIYDGGKYAKNTNNDATMNNSRKLCLQLANGIAYKNNVLKNESQPNSPSADQPLKLAALAKQDFEIAGSVGNLHFYEKNSKDLAASQSNNKMMNSSTDLKNLCYENLCSMNGEELALAHLLHKSRSNPLGSEPNLALKDLATDKSIDKEAIDRRLSLTKESLEQGMGNVLSNGGEELYNFPSLTDLSFNFTSLAARKILQGVSLNSIDTLVELNMAAAAAAAAAAAANSAQEKQQNNQPAAPTASVCTDFGMV, encoded by the exons ATGCTCCTGGTCACCGCTGAACCCTGTGCCCTGGAGGTCCTCCGTGGAGCCTTCGCCCGGAGTGTCCTGAAGCCGCCGGCCACCTATGTGATCAGCTCAGTGG GTGACATTGACGATTGCATTGTGACGCCAACGGTCCAGGGGCAGTTCACCCCGCTGCCTGAGGCTCTGTGTGACGTGATCATGGACCTCACCGCCGAGGGTCAGTCGGCCACCATTGAGCATGTGCGCGGCAAGCTGGGCGCCCGCTTTCCGCACATGACCACGCCAGCCACTGAAGTTATCTACGACACCCTCGCCCAGCTGATGCAGGAGCAGAAGATCTACCAGACCTCCAAGGGATACTTTATCTTCACGCCAGA ACGACGACGTAGTCGATCGAGGCCACGCAGCAATCACCACCAGCTGAACGGTAGCCTGGCCTATGGCCAGttggcggaggaggagcagcagcacagcGAGGACGTGGTGCCACAGGAGGCCCGCACTATGCTCATGTCCAATTCCGAGGCGCTGCACTCGCTCTACGGCGAGATCTCGACGGAGCGGGACGGCGACCTCACCCACCAGTGCATACAAACGAACCTGGCGGATGTGATCTGCGGCG GCAATCCCAATGACAAGATCATCTATCCAAGGGCAGCGAAGCGACGCAGTGCCTCGTTTCCCACGCCGCGCAGCTTAGAGCGGCGGCACAGTTTGCGGCTCTTTGGCTCGTCGAAGCGCCTGCAACGCTGCGCCTCCACTCGCAGTTTGTCCAAGACCTACGCCCAGACGCTCAACACCACGGACAGCAGCAGTTCGGAATACCAAAGCACAGATTCGTCATCACCCA AAAAAGGATCTTTGCTCTCACGCCTGTTCCGACGCAGCGGTCGAGCCAAGCAGCGCCAGATTGAGACCTACTCGGCCCAGTTCCCGCCAGCGGAATGGTTCAACACCAGAGCCGTTCACCTGCACAGCGTGGGCACACAGACGGCGGAGCAC GACATGCCCGTGGCCCATACGCTGTCCAACTCGACGTTCTACGACGGCTCCGAGCTGAGCCAGCGCTCGTCCACACTGCCCCGTCGCCATCGCCGCCACATGTCCAGCGAGTCGACGTTTCTGATTTCCTCCAGGGACTGTTCGCCCATCCGCCGCCGCTCACCGGTCTACTGCAGCAGCTCGCTACCTCGCTCCACGCAGTCGATTCCGGCCACGACGGCGGCCAAAGCGAATCACTCGTCTCGCCTCAGCCATGGCCACGGATCGGTGACGCCCACGCCGCCAAAGACGGCCCAAAAGTCGGTGATTGGGAAGCACATTTTCGAGAGCTCACCGTCGCGATCCGCCACGCTGAAAGCGACTGCGGCCAAGCGCCAAACGGACGCGCTGATCATCAACAGCTGTCTGGACAACAAGGCCACCTACCGGAGCCTGCAGAGCAGCGGTCCCTCCAGCTTGGAGTCCTGCAGGACCACCTCGATGCTTGCCAGCGGCCCCTCGAGCATCGACAGCGGCAAAGTGTCCTTCAGCCAGAAGACCAGCGGCCACTCTAGTCTGGACTCGCAGTGCTCCACCAACACGGCGGTGGTGGCCCCCTCAACGAGTAGTGGTGTTGGCAGCTCCCGCTCGATCCTCCTCCTGAATGGTTCTCCACGTGGAACGCCACGGCATCAGGCAATGCGGGCACGCGTTGCAGAGGCACAGGCCCAAAGACAAAGGGCCAGCACACCCAGTCGCATTCTGGAGGAGATGAGCTATCCCACTGGCGGCAACAGCGTGGGAGTGCCCAcctccagcagcaacaactcgATCACCCTGCAGGTGACCACCTCGAATGGCAACCAGAGCATCCCCAGCACCAAGATCTTTGTGCAGAACTCGCCAGTTCGGAGCGTGATCACGCTGGAGAATGGCAAGATGCTGGAGAACTCCAATGTGTTCATCATCAACAACGAGACGATGACGAACGAGCGGGGCGAGATCATCAAGAAGACTCTCTCCAAACAGACTTCGTCTGCGGCGACTCCAGCGGCGGCCACTTCCACGCCCGTCAAGCCCCAGGACACGCTTTCGGAGACAATTCTCAGCGAAACGGAGGCCAACTCCGAGACCTGTGACTCCATCTCTTTTATCAGCGAAAGCTCGCCGGAGAACACGTGTCCCGTGGATGTGGAGACGCCGATTTACGATGGGGGAAAGTACGCCAAGAACACTAATAACGATGCCACCATGAACAACAGCCGGAAGCTGTGCCTCCAGCTGGCCAATGGCATTGCCTACAAGAACAACGTGCTGAAGAACGAGTCCCAGCCGAACTCCCCGAGTGCGGATCAACCGTTGAAGCTGGCGGCGCTGGCCAAACAGGATTTTGAGATCGCTGGATCGGTGGGCAATCTCCACTTTTACGAGAAGAACTCCAAGGACCTGGCTGCATCgcaaagcaacaacaagatgATGAACAGCAGCACCGACCTCAAGAATCTCTGCTACGAGAACCTTTGCTCCATGAACGGGGAGGAACTGGCGCTGGCGCACCTGCTCCACAAGTCACGGAGCAACCCCCTGGGCAGTGAGCCCAATCTAGCCCTAAAGGACTTGGCCACTGACAAGTCCATAGACAAGGAGGCCATCGATCGGCGCCTTAGCTTGACCAAGGAGTCCTTGGAGCAGGGCATGGGCAATGTACTGTCCAACGGCGGCGAGGAGCTGTACAACTTTCCCAGTCTGACCGACTTGTCCTTCAATTTCACGTCCCTGGCGGCCAGGAAGATCCTGCAGGGTGTGAGCCTCAACAGCATCGACACTTTGGTGGAGCTCAACatggcagcagcggcggcggcggcagcagcagcggcggccaACAGTGCCCAGGAGAAGCAGCAAAATAACCAGCCGGCGGCGCCAACAGCCTCCGTTTGCACCGACTTTGGCATGGTCTAA